TTGTGTATTGGAGCAAGTAGTGCATAACACAATAAATAATGGTTTTATTATAGCCAAGTCTCATGATATCGCTAGTACCTGAACTTTCTTCCCCCTTAGAATGTTGTACTCAAATCTTGTGGTCAATCAAGTATCTTAGCTTTTCAAATTAGGCTCAATGTGAAGTCTCTGTTAAGTATATCATTATGTAATGTGAATTTGTTGGCATGCCTTGCTAATCGATGCCATTTAAGATCAATTGGTAATATGGCTCACTCACTTAGAAAATTGTGTCATTCTCATTTAGGCATTGGGTGATGAGAAGGCAAAGAGTATGGCcccatttggttcggctttgggaatgggctttgggactctaaagtctcttggccaaatgcaaacatgtttggttcaattttttgtgCGACTTTGGCAatatgcaattgcatctccaaatgaCTCTAAGGGCCCTTAGTCCAGAGCATGTCTAGAGATCCTTTGGGAACTTGCATTTTCGTAATGCAAGCTCTGGTTACTGTTcatcactattcatcttctctgGTGGAGAAGCTGATTGGAGGCCAACGACCGCTGGCCAAGGGGTCGCGCGCCGGCGACTGCCGCTTGAGGGTCGCTCGACCCTAGCGACCGTCGCCGAACCACAGGCGACGCCTGGGTCACACAACCTAGGTGACTGATGGCTTGAATGTGTGGTCTTCGTGGCCAAGCCTTAGGTCACCCAACTATGTGGGTTCCATGCATTAATAATTTCAGTACAATATgcattccaaagagaaaatgacaacCTCTTCTCGCTTCCTTTGCAAATTCCAAGATGTGATCCtcataaaacacatgaatcacgAGAATTTGTGAAGGGAGCGAGAAGAGcgtgattcatgtgttttatgaGGATCACGTCTTGGAATTTGTGAAGGGAGTGAGAAGAGgttgtcattttctctttggaattgGGTCTTCaaagtcattttctctttggaatgcATACtgtattgaaattattaatgcTTGGAACCCACATGATTGGGTTGACCCAGGGCTTGGCCACGAAGACCCATCAAACCTTGCAAATATAAATACAGACTTGCTCTAATTGCTGTAACTCAACATTCGAAAATTTTAGAAGTTGAAATTGCTCAGGtatgtgccttttttttttcttatcttgcACATTAAATATGCATTCaagtttgattaattttaactagagttttttttttatattaaaatattgacGTGAGTTTGAATATTACATCTATAGTGATACTTATAAGCGAGAAAATTGGTCCGTGTCTCTATCAAGTCAAATTCAACTGGAAAGTTGGTTAGATCCCAGTCAAAATGCCATCAAttgtgaagaaataaaagttcaGTGCtgataataaaaatcaaagttagGCAAATTGATTGCAAAATCTACGAATGCTCATAGAAAATCAacacttttaaaagaaaaaatttcttaaaatgattgcttgtatcaCTTAGCATAATgaatgtgatgaaaatattttcatcattaatgataaTCTATAGATATAGATTGTTACtaataataagaatattttcTGTTGGTTAATCGgttaattttcttaatgtttCATAATTGTTGTCCACAGGATGGGTACCGCAATTCTCAGAGGGACGTTTGAGTCATTTGAGGATGAAAGCAAGAATGTTTAATTTTCTCGCGAACCAAAGCTCTCGGAATCGATCCTCACGAGACAACGAAGCTACTCACCGCAGTTGACGGCCGCTCCAAGTTCAACCCCCCACTGCCGAGTGGCTACTTCGGGAACGGCATTGCTTGGTCCTGCGTTGAGTGCAGTGCGGGCGAATTGACCCACAATCCCTTCTCGTTCGCTGTCAGGACCGTGCACGAGGCGCTCGCATCCGCCACCGAGAGTTACATAAGGTCAGCCATCGACCACATCGAGTTGAACAGGGTCCTAGTCGACTGCGAGGGCAGCGCTTGCTGCATCAGCAAATGGAGCCGGCTCCCTTTCTACAAGATGGATTTCGGGTTTGGGAGGCCGTTCCAGGTGGCGCCAGCAACAGTCCCCGACAGCCTCATCTTGGTCACTTCTCGGAGCAGGGAGAGCAACGAGTTGGTTGTGTCCCTGGGGCTTACTCATGACACCATGGATGTTTTCTCAAAGTTGATTCAACATGAGCTCATGCTAAAAAGCAAGTTCTAGTCTCATCTATGGATATGAGTATATGAAGCTTAGTTTTCGTGCCCTTGGTTTTAAGTAGGACTAGCGCAGTGGTGTTGCGCCACTTTTGCCAATTGTTTTATATGATATGCTTCCATTAATAAAGTGACGTACTTTCCAGAAAAGGAAATCTTATAGatacaaatatcaatttatGAAAGAGCACCCATAACATACAGTAGTAATGTGAAAAAAAGTTCTATGCATGAGGTTTTGTACACCATTGATCGGATATTAAGAGTAAATTAAGGGCATATGAGGCCATTtgtgtgagaaaatattaaacaCACAAGTTgtggaaggaaagaaagtgaaaataaagaaaataaaaaagaagggagaaacggcaaagaagaagagaaatggaggTGTGAGTCtgcaagaggagagagagagacaaggagagaaaaatttgacaaatgggCCATTCATGGACACGTCGCTTAATAGATGAGCATCTACTTTGTGGTGCTAGCACAACTTGTGTAGctaatatttttccttaattttgagTAAGACTAGCATAGTGATGTTGCGCTCCTTGTGCCTGTTGTATTATATGACATGCTTCCATCAATGAAGTGATGTactttctataaaaaaaaaggaatcttaTAGATACGATGTCAATTTATGAAAGAGTGGTCATAGTATATAGTAACGTAAGAAAGTTTTACACGGGTAGGGGCAAATAGAAAGTTcatgtaaattttttctttacaCTAATGGTGTGtatgctatttttctttgtgAATTAATGGGTTTGTGTTGAGTGTTTGGTAAAGTACCACTTTTTAGGCACTATCTATATATCTTTAGCATTAGGAAGAGTATTGTTGGGTTGTCATTATCCATGTTAGGTATTCATTAATGTACAAGTGTGAGCGTACCATAGAGAAAAATTCCGTATCGGCTAATTGAAGAGGGATTGAGTAGTTAATAAATCTAGTAGACttataatttattgatttaaactCTTAAAAAAGGTGATTTAATAATATGATTTGTTGATGGGTTCATATTCTTGAAAATCTACTCTCCAAGATAAGTTTTATTCTTTCCAAGAGTTTTAGAATTTTGAGAACCAAAGAGATATAGcaaggggtgagcatcggtctagggtcaaccccgGACTAATCCTGAACCGGCCCAACCCGCTGGTCTTGGTTCGATTCTTAGGGAGATCGAGGTGGTCCTTGGTCTTAGGATTCCTAGACCAGCCTTTGTGCGGGTTAGTCTTCGGTTTTGGGAGTTTAGGGTCAGTCCAACCCAGACCAACCTtgattctatatatatattatatatctaatatattatttataattttttatataaagaaaactgcaaaataaatggcatcaacaacattaaatagctcattagtgaggagttcaagtaattttactctattttttaataacttagatcttttaatgtcttttacggcatCAACAaccataatttacaaatgagaaaaatgtttttgtgaggagtcctcacgaCGTTCAAAAGGGCATAAATAGCTCCTCACGGCATACTTCTCTATTACtcgttctcttctatcttatttgtcctcttagtctttaagcaaaattgaaagaaacaacttctccgctcgccacttgacactcgcctcactagctttgggtcactcgtatCACTTGCTGCTCGATGCTTGCCTAGCTTGTTGTTTCCTGCTCGACGCTTGATGCTCACCCCACTCGACATTCATTGCTCACCACTCTTAGCTGGCCTCGCTCTTTACTGAACCCATAAGGTCAGTCCGGTCCTTGCTCGCCTTTTtagggagtacaaaaaataaaacaaaaaattatcagttgatCCCAGGTTGACTCTGGAACtagaccaaacccattgggttggtccaGTCCTCGGTTGCCCttttaaagagtacaaaaaatgaaataactaaattatcGCTTGGTCTCGGGTTGATCTCGAATCGGACCGAACTCATTGGATCGGTTCGGTTCTCGGTcctaagctcaatagggtcgatcatcaatcccaaaaattgaggaccaagaTCGTGCgaggttggtcctagggttaggagGTGGGTCGGCCCAACCCGgacaatgctcacccctagtaacGATGCCATATAGCTACAATTGTCCATGTGTTGCTATTGAACAAAAGGTCCAATATTCATATTGTAGGAAATGCTTCCATTATTCccaaaataagtaattttcatgATTATTACCCTGCAAAGCATGAATTGCATTATATATGTTTAATGAGGGACTAACATTAATTCCTCGctgtgaattttcaattttataaaaccaGGAGTAATAGTGGAACTGGGtcttcaaagtcaatttctccttttaatgaatcttgtattaaataaataaatacatggaACCCACATTGCATGAAGACCCGTCAACCCTCGCGCACATAAAAATAAGCAGGCTCCAATTGTTTTACTAAATTGTCCATGCTTCAATTGTTAAAATTCTGCAGGTGTGTGCCTTTCACTTTTTTGGATTTGATGTGCACATTTTAATCGAACATATTGTTAGAGTTAATTAGGATATTCCTTTTGAGTATCCTCATCTCTCAAGATTGcgcttatattttatttggattaTACATATCCTTGattgttatttaattttagatgGTCATTTAATAAAGCCTATCTTATGTTCTCTTCTTTTATGCACATTAAAATACATAGAAATTTCACAATTATTTCCtcccatttttttatattttaggttATAccaaaagtgatgatgatgatttttgtaatattttaataagttttatgaaatttatttttttctttttttttttcttttttctttttccttcgtaGGATTTCTAGCCAGCGAAATAACTTGGGCCCTAGCAACGGTTAATGACTCTTGCTGGCAATGTGGAGGGCCCACAATGCCCTCGTCCTGAGGCTAAGAGTGGaaacatataataaaaaagacaaataagggGTTTTAAATAACTTGAACTTAAAAAATCTTCCTTTGATACCGTGTATGATGTtgtgagactttttttttatagtgttATTTTAGAATGAATCACTTAAATTCCAACATAGAAAGCCATAAATATTAGGGGCGTGTAATCAGACCTATTCAACCTTGGAACCAGTCCATCTTGGTCGGTTCATAAAAGACCAATTTGGTGCCTttgtaaaaaatttggaaattgactTTGATAGGTTTGGTTTCTATACATTGTAATGGTCGGTTCTACCCAAGAAACAAACTTGTCAAGGCTGGTTCTAGGGTAGAATTGGTcaaaaacaacacaaaatttgggAACCTTTTTGCACgactacttctctctctctctctctctctctctctctctctctctctctctcacacacacacacacacacacacacacacacacgcaaaCAGACTCTTAGCGGTCTCACTCTCTCTATCGCTAATACTCGATTTCTTTGATCTTTTCCCGCTTGAAAAGTTCTCACTTTAGTATGTTTCTTTGATCTCACATCTCTCTTGCACAATGAATTACCTCAAAGGAGTTGTGGTCTATGAAGATTTACTTCTCATTTACCAAATCTGATTCTATTTGATGTTTATAAGACATGTATTCATATTTGACATAATGCATATTGTAtatctaataaataaataaaaaagaaaaaaaaaaggcacattCCAAAGTTGATTAGTTTAGTATCTGGTTTCAAAATTGGGAACTGATTCCAACAAGATAGTTTCCAAATTACTAGACTAGAAGTTACTCACTCTGTAACCAATCACcttaacacacacacacacacacacatccatGAAAAAAGACACCATCATGGTCCAGTCCTATTGCATCTCAATAGATGTTTTCCAATAACAAATGTTGAcacttaaaatttatattaaaggcttcatatttttttaaccaaactAGGGCAATCATTAGTTGAATTTGGCTAAACACATGCATGATCTCAGCcattgaataaaagaaaattaatgttAACTGTTGGATTTAGCTTGACCATTTTGTTCTACCAAACCCCACTGTGCCATACCTCACACCAAAAATAATAAGCTATGCCATATCATTATTGCACTAATCAATGTATAAACTATAGTTTGGATTCTCTGGCTTTAAGCTTGTGAAATGAAACAATTATCATTAAAATGTAATGATGTCTTTAGCTCATCCAATTAGCTCATCCAATTAGAATTGACAAGGTGAATTAGATCATATATCTCCAAGATGAAAACCGGCCTGAAGTTCTCCTGTGAAGCGACTTCCACGTGTCGCTTCATGGTGGCATGTGTTCTTGGAACCATTGTCACTCCTTTTTTCGCTTCCCTTCAATGTCTTACTATCAAGCATCTTTGCCTCGATCGCCATgcaatctatttttccttttttcatacTATAATGATCTAAATACCTTCATAAGATTCCAAATTGATAGAGCTTTGtcaatggaaaagaagaagaagaagaagctatgCATGTTGCATTAGTccacaagatgcaataatttgacaagaCATCAGATAAATGGGGTGTCCCCACTCCCTTTTGAGTCCGCATTCATATAGCTAAGGCTGTGAATATCCATATTATTGTGTTCTCTCATTTCTTATGTGCTTATATTATGGTCTTTCATATTCATGCATTGCTTCTTCAAACATGCACGTGGGCAGACAAGTCTCTTTGTATTCTCTGAGGGATATGTTGAGGGAGTGACGAAATTGCAACTCTGAGTCATCTAGATATTGTGCATGGAGAAACCGATGATCCATCACATCTTATCGAAATGATGAAGACTAAAGTACATATGCCTTGTTCTTTGCCAAGTTTGAACAGCAATCACAAGAGTTTAGTAATGTCGCTTGTAGTTTTATAAACCATGTCTTTTCTCGCATCGCAATCTTTTGACAGTGTTTAATTAAATCATGTCTTTTACAAATGGTAGGTACTTGAAAATATGAGTATCTATTAACAGTAAGCATTATGAggtgaatatttttattattaaagttCTTATATCAAGAAGGCAGCCATGCATTGTTGCCATAGTCTCATGATTGTACCATGCCCACATAAGTGAGGTCCAAATGTACTCTTTTTTCTTATAGAGCTCTAAGTATGGAGAATAGCTTTGTAGATTCCTCAAACCTCCCGTTGCTCCATTTGTCACTTTGCATTAACGATGCACGGTTTAGCATCTTTGCCTCAGTCACCAAGTGATCTGTTTGTCCTTTTTTAGACTATAGTGATAAAGTGCACTATGCTTAATGGGGGTTTCCACGACATCCTTTCAATAGTTATTTACAAAGAAGAGTAGTTGCATGCATACATAGATTTAACCGACAAAAATTGATGCAACAAAGTGATGGCCTTGAACTTACGTGAATGATCTATCGCATCTTATTGAAACGATGAAGACTAAATTGCATGTGCCTTATTCTTTGCAAGGTTTGAATAGCAATCACAAGAATTTGGTAATGTCGCTTGTAGTTTTATAAACCATGTCTTTTCTCGCATCACAATCTTTTGACGGTTTTTAATTAAATCACGTCTTTTACAAATGGTAGGTACTTGAAAATATGAGTTGCTATTAACAGAAAGCATTACGAggtgaatattttaattattaaagtTCTTATTTGAAGAAGGCAGCCATGCATTATTACCACAGTCTCATGATTGTACCATGCCAACATAAGTGAGGTCCAAATGTACTCTTTTGTCTTATAGAGCTTTGAGTTTGGAGAATAGCTTGGCAGATTCCTCAAACCTCTCGTTGCTCCTTTTGTCACTTCGCATCAATGATGCACACTCAAGCATCTTTGCCTCGTTCACCAAATGATCTGTttgtccttctttttttcttttttttacttcaatgATTAAATATCTACAAAGGATTCATAATCAATTGTCCCTCACCAATGGT
This Eucalyptus grandis isolate ANBG69807.140 chromosome 7, ASM1654582v1, whole genome shotgun sequence DNA region includes the following protein-coding sequences:
- the LOC120295856 gene encoding omega-hydroxypalmitate O-feruloyl transferase-like, whose amino-acid sequence is MTMTDNGNKEEGDGAFVVEKEFGKTHEETLGIDPHETTKLLTAVDGRSKFNPPLPSGYFGNGIAWSCVECSAGELTHNPFSFAVRTVHEALASATESYIRSAIDHIELNRVLVDCEGSACCISKWSRLPFYKMDFGFGRPFQVAPATVPDSLILVTSRSRESNELVVSLGLTHDTMDVFSKLIQHELMLKSKF